In Candidatus Atribacteria bacterium, the genomic stretch ATCGATAAAATTTATTCCTTTTTCCAAAGCTGTGCGTATAAGTTTTGCTCCTTTTTCAATAGGTATATTTGCCTGCATAGGTCCTATGGGCAATGCACCAAAACATAATTCAGTTACTTTGATCCCTGTCTTTCCTAATGAATATTTTTTCATATTCTATAAATCCTTTCTGTAAAAGTTTAATAAAGAGTTATCTTAAAATTTTAAATTGCTAATAGTTTCAGAAAAATATCTTCTATTTTTTATTCTCTTAATATTTCTACAACTTTTTTCAAAGTATCATCTGTGCCAACATTTCCCGGAAAAATAATGTAAGGTAGGCCTGGGAAACGACTTTCAGAACCTAATTTCCACACAGGAATTCCTGGTTGAATTTGCCCCATTACCATTGCTCTTCTTACATTAAGGCCTTTTACTCCAATATCACTGGAGGTAATTCCTCCCTTTGCCACAAGAAAACCTGGCTTTATTTTAAGAGCCTGCACTACTTTAACCAACCCCTCTGAAACGCGAGAAGAAAAAATGAGATTTTTATCACTATTTTCATTTTGCGAATTGTTTCTATAATACTCCCGTGAAGTATAAATACAAACATCATTTCCGAAATTAAATCCTTTTTTAACTTCAGACATGACTCTATCGACTTCTACCTTTAAATACTTTTGGGTTTTTGCTTGACTAACATCCCATTCTATCCAAATTAGATTAGAAAGCTCGCCTAATTTTTTCATTTGTTGGGTAGTTTTTTGGACATATGAACCGATAATAATTAAACCTGGTATAGAGGGTTTTCCTTTTGGATACAAAGTTTCTTTGGTTAAAAGGGGTTTCGGAGTGATTCCGCCAATTACCTGCACAAAGGAAGCTGCAGTGCGAAAAAGAAAATTTTTTCCCTTGTTTATACTTTCAGATAAGGCTATCAAAAATACTTTTATATCAGTGTATTCTAGAGCATTTACAATTACTTTATTGAAGTTCTTTACTTCTAAAAGTTTATGCAGTACTCCCTTTATATCTTTTGCTCTTAACATTTTTAAGGAAATACTAATAACTTGATCTGCGGGATATTGCCCAGCAGTCTTTTCTTCTATCCATTCTTTTAGATTTGAAGCCACATATACAAAAACACTATCTAGCGCAAATTCTGTCTGGCCTATCGGCACC encodes the following:
- a CDS encoding aldo/keto reductase, translating into MKKYSLGKTGIKVTELCFGALPIGPMQANIPIEKGAKLIRTALEKGINFID
- a CDS encoding hydroxyacid dehydrogenase, which gives rise to MNEKSLDWNNFAKELSPTIPENKINKEWLNAVDSIKRKIIVLDDDPTGIQTVHSIPVYTSWDFSTLRQIMKDKYKITYILTNSRALTALETQRLHKQLARDLKQIALEEGKKFLLISRSDSTLRGHYPLETKTIYDELKKEEEIDGEIIIPFFLEGGRFTFNDIHYIKEGAVLVPIGQTEFALDSVFVYVASNLKEWIEEKTAGQYPADQVISISLKMLRAKDIKGVLHKLLEVKNFNKVIVNALEYTDIKVFLIALSESINKGKNFLFRTAASFVQVIGGITPKPLLTKETLYPKGKPSIPGLIIIGSYVQKTTQQMKKLGELSNLIWIEWDVSQAKTQKYLKVEVDRVMSEVKKGFNFGNDVCIYTSREYYRNNSQNENSDKNLIFSSRVSEGLVKVVQALKIKPGFLVAKGGITSSDIGVKGLNVRRAMVMGQIQPGIPVWKLGSESRFPGLPYIIFPGNVGTDDTLKKVVEILRE